One genomic window of Solanum dulcamara chromosome 10, daSolDulc1.2, whole genome shotgun sequence includes the following:
- the LOC129870518 gene encoding uncharacterized protein LOC129870518, producing MGGGIMEVEFSGDGAGAPVIFSCRDQCQKGRSNELNNPHQVSPLEFHPINSNLEKTATGVANVKNYCDRFQAPNMDSSQCNRLTDVENRDYPTQMIDDEVSSSWNFDKDTVNTVSLNDGLIVDKDKHQEANMISSSNFSFDLRNHNALHDNQNTDKDQRDFANVVELSQSSSRLNIANCTAVSTMNPLSSQQQGAEGMEQGQHIYEDNGTQPHIQSTKTNAGMTNPSNLVNYNRNGLKSIGTHLQIHANEHRGTAAVNLMQGIELDPIKAHNNQKDHATLSQAVDPKQSQQQQFQKHTPSHPTYPKVSSNFDELVPNDQRNNLLPNQTQTRDNNNQTIQKNQFPSKKDQVPQPAPYTVIQTFATKLRLNQAKNEVPIELSTPTFTTKQGLPAVIFNKEDFMVKLAARCKFTLVGKFSNTMPKIELIRRSFILQTQLCVCVWGGGGVKIAHFNAKHVYIDLDNEMDYITVWTKQGMTIEGQIMRIQTWTPTFRPEEETPIVPIWVALLELPWHCYNKEFVTALLAPIGKVLYLDTASIQKTRGSIEKVRVQVNLTKERPPHVWMGYDKEDTTIGRWQAIQYENVPEYCMHCKHQGHMIHVCTVKKREEEQKRRKELEAEKKNKNKEGMTGKNQEAIQISEAQNKSNTLTADDHPQHHPTTDNTNEELWQTQKKKHAKEQNNTQQNNLSRPTSLQEHRKFDQNQQKHSGR from the coding sequence ATGGGTGGAGGAATCATGGAGGTGGAATTTTCCGGCGacggcgccggagctccggtcATTTTCTCCTGTCGAGACCAATGCCAAAAGGGGCGCTCCAATGAGCTTAACAACCCCCACCAGGTAAGCCCCCTCGAATTTCATCCCATCAATTCGAATTTGGAAAAAACAGCCACTGGAGTCGCAAATGTTAAAAACTATTGCGACAGATTTCAAGCTCCAAATATGGATAGTTCTCAATGTAATAGATTAACTGATGTGGAAAATAGAGATTATCCTACTCAAATGATTGATGATGAAGTTTCGAGCTCGTGGAATTTCGACAAAGATACAGTGAACACTGTTTCATTGAATGATGGTCTGATAGTCGACAAAGATAAGCACCAAGAGGCTAATATGATCAGTTCTTCTAACTTCTCATTTGATTTAAGAAACCATAATGCTCTGCATGATAATCAAAATACTGACAAGGATCAAAGAGACTTTGCCAATGTGGTAGAATTGAGTCAATCCTCTAGTCGACTGAATATAGCCAACTGCACTGCTGTGTCTACAATGAATCCACTGTCATCACAACAGCAAGGTGCTGAGGGAATGgaacagggccaacacatatatgaaGACAATGGAACTCAGCCTCACATTCAGAGCACAAAGACAAATGCAGGTATGACTAATCCCTCAAACTTGGTAAATTATAATCGTAATGGGTTGAAATCCATTGGAACTCATTTGCAAATTCATGCAAATGAGCACCGTGGTACTGCTGCTGTTAATTTAATGCAGGGCATAGAACTTGATCCTATCAAGGCTCATAATAACCAGAAAGATCATGCAACTTTAAGCCAAGCTGTAGATCCCAAACAATCCCAGCAGCAACAATTTCAAAAGCACACACCATCTCATCCAACTTATCCTAAAGTGTCCAGCAATTTTGACGAACTTGTCCCCAACGACCAAAGAAATAATCTACTCCCTAACCAAACTCAAACCAGAGATAATAATAACCAAACTATACAGAAGAACCAGTTCCCTAGCAAGAAGGACCAGGTCCCGCAACCAGCACCTTACACTGTCATCCAAACCTTTGCAACTAAACTTAGACTTAACCAAGCTAAGAATGAAGTCCCTATTGAATTATCCACACCTACTTTCACTACCAAACAGGGCCTTCCTGCAGTGATCTTCAATAAAGAGGACTTTATGGTTAAGCTGGCTGCAAGATGCAAGTTTACTCTAGTGGGCAAATTTAGTAATACCATGCCCAAAATTGAGTTGATAAGGAGGAGCTTCATACTGCAGACTCAgctttgtgtgtgtgtgtgggggggggggggggtcaagATTGCACACTTCAATGCTAAGCATGTTtacattgacttggacaatgagatGGACTACATCACAGTGTGGACTAAACAGGGAATGACCATTGAAGGCCAGATCATGAGGATACAAACATGGACACCTACTTTCAGGCCTGAGGAAGAAACACCAATTGTACCAATTTGGGTAGCTCTTCTAGAATTACCTTGGCACTGCTACAACAAGGAATTTGTGACTGCTCTTTTAGCTCCTATTGGTAAAGTACTATACCTGGATACAGCTTCTATCCAAAAAACAAGGGGAAGTATAGAAAAAGTAAGAGTACAGGTGAATCTCACCAAGGAAAGGCCACCTCATGTGTGGATGGGATATGATAAGGAAGACACCACCATAGGGAGATGGCAAGCAATTCAATATGAGAATGTGCCTGAGTACTGCATGCACTGCAAACATCAGGGGCATATGATACATGTTTGCACTgtcaagaaaagagaagaagaacaaaaaagaaGGAAGGAGCTAGAGGctgaaaaaaagaacaaaaataaggAAGGCATGACAGGAAAAAACCAAGAGGCTATTCAGATTTCAGAGGCGCAGAACAAAAGTAATACTCTTACAGCTGATGATCATCCACAGCATCATCCTACTACTGATAACACCAATGAAGAGCTGTGGCAAACTCAAAAGAAGAAACATGCCAAGGAGCAAAACAACACTCAGCAAAACAATTTGTCTAGACCTACTTCACTTCAGGAACACAGGAAATTTGACCAAAATCAGCAAAAACACAGTGGCAGGTAA